A single window of Pieris rapae chromosome 4, ilPieRapa1.1, whole genome shotgun sequence DNA harbors:
- the LOC111000293 gene encoding zinc finger HIT domain-containing protein 3 — protein MTLSNCIQCGGEPKYKCPTCREPYCSVQCCKLHKSKPCLPPSELQEIPPCKNKPDYEFPTEDTVPIEKLKLLEESKELKNCLGNPHVREILQELDSSEFPDILMKKYMQEPIFTEFVDACLNVIQEK, from the exons ATGACATTAAGCAATTGTATACAGTGTGGCGGCGAGCCAAAGTATAAGTGTCCAACTTGTCGTGAACCATA TTGTTCGGTACAGTGCTGTAAGTTGCACAAATCAAAACCATGTTTACCTCCGTCAGAACTACAAGAAATACCTCCATGTAAAAACAAACCCGACTATGAATTTCCTACAGAAGATACAGTACCAATAgagaagttaaaattattag aagAATCAAAGGAATTAAAGAATTGCCTAGGAAATCCCCATGTTAGAGAGATTTTGCAGGAATTGGATAGCTCTGAATTCCCTgacattttgatgaaaaaatatatgcaagaacctatttttacagaatttgTTGATGCTTGTCTAAATGTTATTCAGGAGAAatag
- the LOC111000291 gene encoding uncharacterized protein LOC111000291 codes for MEQGGLFHKNDEKPDTFNTDASNKFSITCSNVPEGLFDSTAAKKHFSKFGKVHKIRLHPKKQICVVEYEQEMPVERALLNAGAYDGFMFDVTRTKARIRRKSKRDEDPDWVPDSDVEEELSAMGGTATYRVPRQKPMEMDIPKRSISPKQARKPIRLSVVKKKTFEHPRQPRGQPLQSESFGSDAPVIVTTQTSLSTNEAAAELLQLRSRVSLTPDEKWRTLDARDRILRSWGGAGSKVKIGGPTIGTCPDMCPEKELLHRQAEHQVMTLETIVDSDGLLEPWRAVKQYSRSSADQEMPMCYELRPANVLMATCAYLLREIADTTRQVSLADWFHFMWDRLRGIRKDITQQALCCADSICLVEICARFHAHCAARLADLEHTQFDQKLNTDNLTKCLQTLKHMYSDVESQFKPREDEFRGYIALLNLGDANFWWEIKQLPSEIQKSEPIVFAVKVFMALDNNNYVRFFRLVRDEATYLQACILLRYFNDVRARGLARIVKAYAPRGGSKYPAAELMNSLAFETIESMKSFVNHYGLRFSKVDSEINVILDRNQFIEDSDPYPLARALSLIESKRRSNVADIISGGNIPQYDYKNHTLHDSFTSDGKIKAASLIAQDLGYNTKNDTNKSIDSLKKEMQRLSGNGKTFMDPPLEVKKPNFVKPAAVSPSKPLVFSDTNEKSFTFQRPGTVDVPDSIKKSPEITNGNQKLFTFSPPEKIHMNRNHSNPFTSSNNKKLFGSSQSTFGNDSKNLFESTAGGSLFSKDENKTEASKSIFANAANSNFAKTTAEPQNIFSGAQSIFSKSTDAPQTNIFAKPPLETPLTNPTSVFRGFAKPTQNDNLFNNDLSNNKLVTNGEASNVSPGTLFKQANDPFSAQNKPYSVFQSKKKDSVASNIFKSVEASKNNDIYAFNDDSNNKSRDELEELENEKKKIEAAIKEEERKELEEKRRKELQERQEEMKRLEEARKKEELKKLEEQRKLEEQKKQAELKRKLEEEHLAEVERKAKERERIFREEVEKESEIVSEELVNEINRETVSFLLKEEMEILNNIVTYTKNVTDEIVDELLDEICTYELKAELFRTKNLMKKWFSVWRNHLSRNLRRRHLLEDTPVWLPDKTPLEEAHCLRRLSERATLSHMNAIHRGYKFKNEPNEIPPPKTYDLVEIIRSPLLKRMKQINYPYDKCFFWKITLVSPGACKWFCKKINIQSWLLHAFRSKDNSAVENLIHIQKQSWNNLMDFATSVTLINRDKYEINEDSLEGTNGVIFYMSNDDLNVQNIESVLKQKHPYHIVPIAIITTPISNAVIQNDLENKLSEFVSNNVISDFKIFIIEPANIAISLDSLTKSALKWLAKRCPKSPPLEIDTLKSICERYLGYEIWHRLKSDTDIRFKDLIKDIKKLVHYYNTAIDKLIDVITDEDWFNYPGFPIEFKSYLDNSIPCPNPYEYIPNSLKNSENTNAIKIILQNLKLVSPSFPISPKNAVHMQEEVRQYCNQIGWFKNLDTCNVVSLLPNNFSENLPVVNCDNFLQVFEQYDLIDIVNIIVYEKISILKNFGKQFTVYDKLAMEEFRQMNWIYNSEVLTSLKHKADSSEDELDWLLAAKRRKIDDSYEYLQIEEKDCSMVDDTIRSVDKSISNCNHYKKVVSDLEMQLNEGKKKSDELEQLLKMALNDV; via the exons CAAGGAGGTTTATTCCACAAAAACGATGAAAAACCAGATACCTTTAACACTGATGCCAGCAATAAATTTTCGATAAC GTGTTCCAATGTCCCTGAAGGCCTGTTTGATTCTACAGcagcaaaaaaacactttagCAAGTTTGGAAAAGTGCACAAAATTCGCCTTCATCccaaaaaacaaatatgcGTCGTAGAGTATGAACAGGAAATGCCTGTGGAAAGAGCATTATTAAATGCAGGTGCTTATGATGGCTTTATGTTTGACGTCACTCGGACGAAGGCAAGAAT AAGAAGAAAAAGCAAGAGAGATGAGGATCCTGATTGGGTCCCTGACTCGGATGTAGAAGAAGAATTATCTGCAATGGGAGGAACCGCAACATACAGGGTACCTAGACAAAAAC cTATGGAAATGGATATCCCAAAAAGATCCATATCACCAAAGCAGGCTCGAAAACCTATTAGACTAAGTGTTGTGAAGAAGAAAACCTTTGAACATCCAAGGCAACCCAGAGGACAACCTTTACA GTCTGAATCATTTGGTAGTGATGCACCAGTGATTGTGACAACACAAACCAGTCTTAGCACTAATGAAGCAGCTGCTGAGCTTCTTCAACTCAGGTCCAGAGTTTCTTTGACACCTGATGAGAAGTGGAGGACCCTTGATGCTAGAGACAG aatactAAGATCTTGGGGTGGTGCTGGGTCAAAAGTGAAAATAGGTGGACCCACTATTGGCACTTGCCCTGATATGTGTCCGGAAAAGGAGTTGTTGCATAGACAAGCTGAACATCag gTGATGACGTTAGAAACAATTGTAGACTCCGATGGTCTACTGGAACCGTGGAGGGCGGTGAAACAGTACAGCCGTAGCTCTGCAGACCAGGAAATGCCAATGTGTTATGAATTGCGACCAGCCAATGTGCTTATGGCTACTTGTGCCTATCTCCTTCGTGAAATTGCTGATACAACTAGACag GTATCGCTGGCCGACTGGTTTCATTTCATGTGGGACCGGCTGAGAGGCATCCGGAAGGATATTACGCAACAGGCTCTGTGTTGTGCAG actCAATATGTTTAGTAGAAATCTGTGCCCGATTCCACGCCCACTGTGCGGCGCGATTAGCTGATCTTGAGCATACGCAGTTTGATCAAAAACTTAATACGGACAACTTAACCAAGTGTCTCCAAACATTGAAACATATGTATTCTGATGTtgagtcccaatttaaacccAGAGAAGATGAATTTAGAGGGTACATAGCCCTTTTAAACCTTGGAGATGCTAATTTTTGGTGGGAG ATAAAACAATTACCAAGTGAAATTCAGAAATCGGAGCCGATTGTATTCGCTGTCAAAGTTTTCATGGCGctagataacaataattatgtgaGATTCTTTCGGCTCGTCCGGGATGAAGCTACATATCTTCAGGCCTGCATAttgttaagatattttaacGATGTCCGAGCTAGAGGTTTAGCTAGAATCGTTAAGGCCTATGCACCTAGAGGAGGTTCCAAATACCCCGCCGCAGAATTAATGAATTCCCTCGCTTTTGAAACCATTGAAAGCATGAAATCCTTTGTGAACCATTATGGCCTAAGATTTTCTAAAGTGGATTCAGAAATTAATGTTATCCTGGACAGAAATCAGTTTATTGAAGACAGCGATCCATATCCTCTAGCTAGAGCTTTGAGTCTCATAGAGTCTAAGAGGAGAAGTAATGTAGCTGATATTATTTCTGGTGGAAATATCCCTCAATATGACTATAAAAATCATACACTACACGATAGTTTCACTTCTGATGGCAAAATCAAAGCAGCGTCTTTAATAGCACAAGATTTAGGATATAACACCAAAAACgatacaaataaaagtatagaTTCTTTAAAGAAAGAAATGCAACGTCTTTCTGGAAATGGAAAAACATTTATGGACCCACCGCTCGAAGTTAAAAAACCCAACTTTGTAAAACCCGCTGCCGTATCACCATCGAAACCTTTAGTATTTAGCGATACGAATGAAAAATCGTTTACGTTCCAACGGCCAGGCACAGTGGACGTTCCAGATAGTATTAAAAAGTCACCAGAAATCACAAATGGCAACCAAAAACTGTTCACCTTTTCCCCACCTGAAAAAATTCATATGAACCGCAATCATTCCAACCCCTTTACGTCAtccaataacaaaaaattatttggatCAAGTCAATCTACATTTGGAAATGATAGTAAGAATTTGTTTGAGTCCACAGCTGGAGGGTCATTATTTTCTAaagatgaaaataaaacagaagCAAGCAAAAGTATATTCGCTAATGCAGCTAATTCAAACTTTGCGAAAACAACAGCTGAACCACAAAACATCTTCTCTGGTGCTCAAAGTATATTCAGCAAATCTACAGATGCACCGCAAACGAATATTTTTGCAAAACCACCTCTAGAAACCCCACTAACGAATCCCACAAGTGTTTTTAGAGGTTTTGCTAAACCTACGCAAAATGATAATCTTTTCAATAACGATTTATCCAACAATAAATTAGTTACTAATGGTGAAGCATCAAATGTATCGCCAGGAACATTGTTTAAACAGGCAAACGATCCCTTTTCTGCCCAAAACAAACCTTATTCAGTTTTTCAAAGTAAAAAGAAGGACTCAGTAgctagtaatatttttaagtccgTAGAAGCGTCTAAAAACAATGATATTTATGCATTCAATGAtgattctaataataaatcgcGAGATGAGCTCGAGGAgttagaaaatgaaaagaaaaagataGAAGCAGCCATCAAGGAGGAAGAAAGGAAAGAATTAGAAGAAAAGAGGCGAAAGGAATTGCAAGAAAGACAAGAGGAAATGAAGCGACTTGAAGAGGCACGAAAAAAAGAAGAGCTTAAAAAATTAGAAGAACAACGTAAATTAGAAGAGCAGAAAAAACAAGCAGAACTAAAGAGGAAGTTAGAAGAAGAACACCTAGCCGAGGTAGAGCGGAAAGCTAAAGAACGAGAGAGAATTTTTAGGGAGGAGGTTGAAAAAGAATCTGAAATAGTCTCAGAAGAATTGgtgaatgaaataaataggGAAACTGTCAGTTTTCTATTAAAAGAGGAAatggaaatattaaacaatatcgTAACATATACAAAGAATGTTACTGATGAGATCGTTGATGAGTTATTAGATGAAATATGCACATATGAACTAAAAGCTGAACTATTCCGAACAAAGAACTTAATGAAAAAATGGTTCAGTGTTTGGAGAAACCATCTGTCAAGAAACTTGAGGAGAAGACATCTCTTAGAGGACACGCCCGTTTGGTTACCAGATAAAACACCTTTAGAAGAAGCACACTGTTTGAGACGACTTTCTGAAAGGGCAACTTTAAGTCACATGAATGCAATTCATAGaggttataaatttaagaatgaaCCTAATGAAATTCCACCTCCTAAAACTTATGATCTTGTTGAAATAATAAGGTCACCATTACTAAAACGGATGAAGCAAATTAACTATCCTTATGATAAATGCTTCTTTTGGAAAATTACATTGGTTTCTCCAGGAGCATGTAAGTGGTTTtgtaaaaagataaatattcaGTCATGGTTGTTGCATGCATTTAGATCGAAAGATAACAGTGCAGTAGAAAATCTGATACACATTCAGAAACAATCTTGGAATAATTTAATGGATTTTGCTACATctgttactttaataaatagggataaatatgaaattaatgaaGATTCTCTTGAAGGTACAAATGGTGTTATATTCTATATGAGTAATGATGACTTAAATGTACAGAATATAGAAAGTGTGCTTAAACAAAAACACCCCTATCATATTGTACCAATCGCCATAATAACAACACCAATAAGTAATGCTGTTATTCAAAATGATctcgaaaataaattatctgaaTTTGTAAGCAATAATGTTATatcagattttaaaatatttatcattgagCCAGCAAACATTGCAATCTCTCTGGATAGTTTGACCAAAAGTGCATTGAAATGGTTAGCAAAGAGATGCCCAAAATCCCCACCCCTTGAAATTGATACACTGAAGTCGATTTGCGAAAGATATCTCGGATATGAGATATGGCATAGACTAAAATCAGATACCGATATCAGATTTAAAGATCTAATTAAAGATATCAAGAAATTGGTACATTATTACAATACCgctattgataaattaattgacGTTATTACTGATGAGGATTGGTTTAACTATCCGGGCTTTCCTatagaatttaaaagttatttagatAATTCCATACCTTGCCCAAACCCATATGAATATATTccaaatagtttaaaaaattctgaAAATACTAATGcgataaaaattatcttgcaaaatttaaaattggtaaGTCCTAGTTTCCCAATATCTCCAAAGAATGCAGTGCACATGCAGGAAGAAGTTCGCCAATATTGCAATCAGATAGGTTGGTTTAAAAATCTTGATACTTGTAATGTTGTGTCCCTTCTGCCAAACAACTTCTCTGAAAATTTACCAGTGGTGAATTGTGATAATTTTCTACAAGTTTTTGAACAGTATGATTTGATAgatatagttaatataattgtatatgaaaaaataagtattcttAAAAATTTTGGTAAACAATTCACAGTATATGATAAGTTAGCTATGGAAGAGTTCCGCCAAATGAATTGGATATATAATTCTGAAGTTCTAACTTCACTAAAACATAAGGCTGACTCAAGTGAAGATGAATTAGATTGGTTGTTGGCAGCCAAGAGGCGTAAAATTGATGATTCATATGAATATCTTCAAATTGAAGAAAAAGACTGTAGTATGGTGGATGATACTATAAGGTCTGTTGATAAAAGCATTTCAAATTGTAATCAttacaaaaaggtggtgtctGACCTTGAAATGCAATTAAATGAAGGTAAAAAGAAATCTGATGAATTGGAacaattattgaaaatggCTCTTAATGATGTAtag